A single Acidobacteriota bacterium DNA region contains:
- the rseP gene encoding RIP metalloprotease RseP has translation MTSLLAFLFVLGVLVFVHELGHFVVARRLGVRVLTFSLGFGPKIVNAKRGDTEYCISAIPLGGYVKMAGESLGEARTGGDDEFMSKTKWERFLILIAGPAMNLILAVLVMWGVLYQGAEVPAYEQEPPVVGRVVDDSPAARAGIRVGEQIVSVAGRAVETWDDLFVAVMPRAEREIAVVVRDTLGRERTLDVVPAARTEFEMGDLGVGPEMRPQIISVTPGDPADRAGLQVGDLIVAIDGADVAGGDFVDRISSSADRPLALTIRRGDRTEQVRVTPEMQGDRAMIGVGFSPYELQVVEPGFFEAFSMSLERNYEWSGLIFQTLAGLLTAETSPRQLVGPVGIAQLSGGAAQVGWVALFSLMAMISLNLGILNLLPIPILDGGHIFIMAMEGVSRRDFSIRVKERMLLAGFVVLMMLMVTVIYNDLTRIEWIEAFMPWR, from the coding sequence CTCTTCGTACTCGGCGTGCTCGTCTTTGTCCACGAACTGGGGCACTTTGTCGTCGCACGGCGGCTCGGCGTACGCGTGCTCACCTTCTCTCTCGGGTTCGGGCCGAAGATCGTCAACGCAAAACGGGGCGACACCGAGTACTGCATCAGCGCCATTCCGCTCGGCGGCTACGTGAAGATGGCGGGCGAGAGTCTGGGTGAGGCGCGCACCGGCGGCGACGACGAGTTCATGTCGAAGACGAAGTGGGAACGCTTCCTGATCCTGATTGCGGGACCGGCCATGAACCTGATTCTGGCCGTCCTGGTGATGTGGGGCGTGCTCTACCAGGGCGCGGAGGTGCCCGCGTACGAGCAGGAGCCACCGGTGGTGGGGCGCGTCGTCGACGATTCACCCGCGGCCCGCGCCGGCATCCGGGTCGGCGAGCAGATCGTCAGCGTAGCCGGTCGCGCGGTGGAAACCTGGGATGACCTGTTCGTGGCCGTGATGCCACGCGCCGAACGGGAGATCGCCGTCGTCGTGCGGGACACTCTCGGCCGCGAGCGGACCCTGGACGTCGTGCCGGCGGCGCGGACCGAGTTCGAGATGGGCGACCTCGGCGTCGGTCCGGAGATGCGCCCGCAGATCATCAGCGTCACGCCCGGTGATCCAGCTGACCGCGCCGGCCTGCAGGTGGGGGACCTCATCGTTGCGATCGACGGCGCGGACGTGGCGGGCGGCGATTTCGTCGACCGGATCAGCAGCAGCGCCGACAGGCCGCTCGCGTTGACGATCCGGCGCGGCGATCGGACCGAGCAGGTGCGGGTGACCCCGGAAATGCAGGGTGACCGCGCCATGATCGGCGTCGGTTTCTCTCCCTACGAGCTGCAGGTCGTCGAGCCCGGGTTCTTCGAGGCATTCTCGATGAGCCTGGAGCGGAACTACGAATGGTCCGGGCTGATCTTCCAGACGCTGGCCGGTCTACTGACGGCCGAGACGTCGCCGCGGCAACTGGTGGGCCCGGTCGGGATTGCCCAGCTTTCCGGCGGCGCCGCCCAGGTGGGCTGGGTGGCGCTGTTCAGCCTGATGGCGATGATCTCGCTCAACCTGGGGATTCTCAACCTCCTGCCGATCCCCATTCTCGATGGCGGCCACATCTTCATCATGGCGATGGAGGGGGTCAGCCGCCGAGACTTCAGCATCCGCGTCAAGGAACGAATGCTGCTCGCCGGCTTTGTCGTCCTGATGATGCTGATGGTGACGGTGATCTACAACGATCTGACGCGCATCGAGTGGATCGAGGCGTTCATGCCCTGGCGCTGA